One region of Etheostoma spectabile isolate EspeVRDwgs_2016 chromosome 21, UIUC_Espe_1.0, whole genome shotgun sequence genomic DNA includes:
- the oat gene encoding ornithine aminotransferase, mitochondrial isoform X2 — translation MILQLSRNLSRAAPVLSRTVHTGIRPASTAATKLKSDRQLTSEEIYVREDKYGAHNYHPLPVALERGEGVNVWDVDGNRYYDFLSAYSAVNQGHCHPKIVAALNAQASKLALTSRAFYNNVLGAYAEYITSLFGYDKVLPMNTGVEGGETACKLARKWAYNVKGVPKNQAKIIFANGNFWGRTMTAISSSNDPSSYEGFGPYMPGFELVPYNDIPSLEKAFQDPNVAAFMMEPIQGEAGVVVPDQGYLTKVRQLCTKYNVLWIADEVQTGLARTGRRLAVDHEEVRPDLVVLGKALSGGVYPVSAVLCDDEIMLTIKPGEHGSTYGGNPLACQVAIAALQVLEEEKLAENAQRMGELLRRELRKLPKDIVTTVRGKGLLNAVIIKETKGTVNHFKTCSAYVGDNYLVTKVETILANSLSFCTSYKIRSMFNFS, via the exons ATGATTCTCCAGCTCAGCCGCAACCTGAGCCGCGCTGCCCCTGTTCTTAGTCGCACTGTTCACACTGGCATACGTCCCGCCTCCACCGCCGCAACCAAACTCAAGTCTGACCGCCAGCTCACCTCAGAGGAAATCTATGTGCGCGAGGACAAGTATGGAGCGCATAACTACCACCCTCTGCCTGTGGCCTtggagagaggggagg GCGTCAACGTGTGGGATGTGGATGGCAACCGATATTACGACTTCCTGAGTGCATACAGTGCTGTAAACCAGGGCCACTGCCACCCAAAGATCGTAGCTGCGCTCAACGCCCAGGCCTCCAAGCTTGCCCTGACTTCCAGAGCATTCTACAACAATGTGCTGGGAGCCTATGCAGAGTACATAACCAGCTTGTTTGGCTATGACAAGGTCCTACCCATGAATACAG GTGTTGAAGGTGGTGAGACAGCCTGCAAACTTGCCCGCAAGTGGGCTTACAATGTAAAGGGGGTTCCCAAAAACCAGGCCAAAATCATTTTTGCAA ATGGGAACTTCTGGGGTCGCACCATGACGGCCATCTCCAGCTCAAATGACCCCAGTAGTTATGAAGGTTTCGGTCCCTACATGCCGGGCTTTGAGCTTGTCCCATACAATGACATTCCTTCACTGGAG AAAGCTTTTCAAGACCCAAATGTTGCTGCTTTCATGATGGAGCCCATCCAGGGAGAGGCTGGGGTGGTGGTGCCAGACCAAGGCTACCTGACTAAAGTCAGACAACTTTGCACCAAATACAAC GTGTTGTGGATTGCCGATGAGGTGCAGACAGGCTTGGCAAGGACCGGCCGGCGCCTGGCTGTTGACCACGAGGAAGTCCGCCCAGATCTCGTGGTTCTGGGTAAAGCGCTTTCTGGAGGAGTTTACCCT gtttctgctgtgctgtgtgatGATGAGATAATGCTTACTATCAAGCCGGGAGAACACGGGTCCACATATGGAGGTAACCCCTTGGCCTGTCAGGTCGCTATTGCTGCACTTCAG GTGCTTGAggaggagaagctcgcagagaACGCTCAAAGGATGGGAGAGCTGCTGCGGCGTGAGCTGAGAAAACTTCCCAAAGACATTGTGACAACAGTCAGGGGGAAAGGCCTCCTAAACGCAGTCATCATCAAGGAGACCAAAGGTACAGTCAACCATTTCAAAACCTGCAGCGCTTATGTTGGTGATAACTATTTGGTAACTAAAGTAGAAACAATCCTAGCTAATAGTCTTtcattct gTACATCATATAAGATCCggtcaatgtttaatttttccTAA
- the oat gene encoding ornithine aminotransferase, mitochondrial isoform X1: MILQLSRNLSRAAPVLSRTVHTGIRPASTAATKLKSDRQLTSEEIYVREDKYGAHNYHPLPVALERGEGVNVWDVDGNRYYDFLSAYSAVNQGHCHPKIVAALNAQASKLALTSRAFYNNVLGAYAEYITSLFGYDKVLPMNTGVEGGETACKLARKWAYNVKGVPKNQAKIIFANGNFWGRTMTAISSSNDPSSYEGFGPYMPGFELVPYNDIPSLEKAFQDPNVAAFMMEPIQGEAGVVVPDQGYLTKVRQLCTKYNVLWIADEVQTGLARTGRRLAVDHEEVRPDLVVLGKALSGGVYPVSAVLCDDEIMLTIKPGEHGSTYGGNPLACQVAIAALQVLEEEKLAENAQRMGELLRRELRKLPKDIVTTVRGKGLLNAVIIKETKDYNAWEVCLRLRDNGLLAKPTHGDIIRLAPPLVIKEHEMHECVDIIQRTILSF; the protein is encoded by the exons ATGATTCTCCAGCTCAGCCGCAACCTGAGCCGCGCTGCCCCTGTTCTTAGTCGCACTGTTCACACTGGCATACGTCCCGCCTCCACCGCCGCAACCAAACTCAAGTCTGACCGCCAGCTCACCTCAGAGGAAATCTATGTGCGCGAGGACAAGTATGGAGCGCATAACTACCACCCTCTGCCTGTGGCCTtggagagaggggagg GCGTCAACGTGTGGGATGTGGATGGCAACCGATATTACGACTTCCTGAGTGCATACAGTGCTGTAAACCAGGGCCACTGCCACCCAAAGATCGTAGCTGCGCTCAACGCCCAGGCCTCCAAGCTTGCCCTGACTTCCAGAGCATTCTACAACAATGTGCTGGGAGCCTATGCAGAGTACATAACCAGCTTGTTTGGCTATGACAAGGTCCTACCCATGAATACAG GTGTTGAAGGTGGTGAGACAGCCTGCAAACTTGCCCGCAAGTGGGCTTACAATGTAAAGGGGGTTCCCAAAAACCAGGCCAAAATCATTTTTGCAA ATGGGAACTTCTGGGGTCGCACCATGACGGCCATCTCCAGCTCAAATGACCCCAGTAGTTATGAAGGTTTCGGTCCCTACATGCCGGGCTTTGAGCTTGTCCCATACAATGACATTCCTTCACTGGAG AAAGCTTTTCAAGACCCAAATGTTGCTGCTTTCATGATGGAGCCCATCCAGGGAGAGGCTGGGGTGGTGGTGCCAGACCAAGGCTACCTGACTAAAGTCAGACAACTTTGCACCAAATACAAC GTGTTGTGGATTGCCGATGAGGTGCAGACAGGCTTGGCAAGGACCGGCCGGCGCCTGGCTGTTGACCACGAGGAAGTCCGCCCAGATCTCGTGGTTCTGGGTAAAGCGCTTTCTGGAGGAGTTTACCCT gtttctgctgtgctgtgtgatGATGAGATAATGCTTACTATCAAGCCGGGAGAACACGGGTCCACATATGGAGGTAACCCCTTGGCCTGTCAGGTCGCTATTGCTGCACTTCAG GTGCTTGAggaggagaagctcgcagagaACGCTCAAAGGATGGGAGAGCTGCTGCGGCGTGAGCTGAGAAAACTTCCCAAAGACATTGTGACAACAGTCAGGGGGAAAGGCCTCCTAAACGCAGTCATCATCAAGGAGACCAAAG ACTATAACGCCTGGGAAGTGTGCTTACGCCTTCGCGACAATGGACTGCTGGCTAAGCCCACCCATGGTGACATCATCCGCTTGGCCCCTCCCCTCGTCATTAAAGAGCATGAGATGCACGAATGCGTCGACATCATCCAGAGAACCATCTTGTCCTTCTAA